A part of Curtobacterium sp. MCLR17_036 genomic DNA contains:
- a CDS encoding FtsK/SpoIIIE domain-containing protein: MTIADAGTERDVVVTADVTATIGSVAERLVGGQGVQTGVPLTLRVWLPDRPQARLLNPSASVHESSLRSGCRVQVVPATDRRRGDDVEDAPAAVVQVLSGPEAGNEYTLSQGVNLIGRDAMAQVYLADDDQVSRRHASVTVGETIEVVDLNSANGVAVDGRLIARSFVGPDAVVQVGGSTLRILPLSTSPLPVAPGTAGADHTEFSRSPRVDPAHRGKDFTLPEIPVPGEKPRLPVIAILAPIILGGVLFLVTKQPYTLIFIALSPIIMIGTWIDQRVQNRRRKRDERQRFEESLEDTGARLAAARAQEVEARVAESPAPAVVTAAMRDRSELLWTRKPEHTTFLEVRFGAGEQPSRSTVVMPSKNSGSVDDWNRAEALADEYATVGPVPVVETFERAGAIGVAGTGLVADDVARSLVVQLVGLHSPADLVVTAFAGGTTTDQWAWLKWLPHVDSPYSPLRSAGLVRDFAGASTLLAELEGLVATRRAAGVGRGEHVRSRIDESRALDEEHGESVDRLPATPAVVVLVTAEAPADRARLVALAEEGPDYGVHLLWLASTLSALPVVCRTYVSLDRASGTATVGFVRSGQSVVLDELDRVDSIEAATVARSIAPVQDSGARVLDETDLPHSVAFVDLYEGDVAGDAGAVVSRWAKNDSLTADWVPGAGRESGGIRAVVGQGPSEPLALDLRAHGPHALVGGTTGSGKSEFLQTWIMGMAAEYSPDRVTFLLVDYKGGAAFAECVGLPHTVGLVTDLNQHLVRRALTSLRAELRYREHLLNERGAKDLVTLEQRGDQAAPPALVIVIDEFAALASEIPEFIDGVIDVAQRGRSLGLHLVMATQRPSGVIKDSLRANTNLRIALRVADPVDSEDVLGVSDAAFFDPGTPGRAAAKIGPGRVLDFQTAYLGGRSDDVVHEPDVEVQEFPFGPGTVWPSAPRAPRDSKRAKDIERLAATITRAADDRALAVPRKPWIDQLPDTIDLGALPASTGSTLVVGTVDVPESQQQTPFGLDLDLIGNLAVLGAGGAGKSAALRAVAVAASAVADRFPVQITGLDFGGGGLSMLEALPTVGTVISGPDDERITRLLADLEATVSDRSARFAAARAANISEYRAVSGVAEPRILVLIDGMGAFRNEYEFRPGSQQVFDQVVAVAATGRALGVHLVMSADRMGAFPSNLQAAIGERIVLRLASELEYIAADVPADVLEDAVAGRGLVDDHEVQLAVPAGSADLVVQDAAVSSLAAALVARGVAVAPPIRRLPAVVDQASLPASVGGRPTIGLADDTLAPIGIPGDGLFVVTGPFGSGRSTTMQTLIRSVRQTWPERPAHLIVGRRSVLRDATAWASASTDGSSAETLASELATRLESATPFDDAEPIIVIENVGDFEGLPAEGQVARLIKAARRAGVFVLAEADTVTAPSAWQLFGELKTARAGIALQPEETDGLTLFRTAFPRVTRSDFPVGRGIMVDSGRITRVQVAHTVEAKVTR, encoded by the coding sequence GTGACCATCGCGGACGCGGGGACCGAGCGGGACGTCGTCGTCACCGCGGACGTCACGGCGACGATCGGCAGCGTCGCGGAACGGCTGGTCGGTGGCCAGGGCGTGCAGACGGGCGTGCCGCTGACCCTGCGGGTCTGGCTGCCCGACCGCCCGCAGGCACGACTGCTCAACCCGTCGGCGAGCGTGCACGAGTCCTCGCTCCGGTCCGGGTGCCGGGTGCAGGTCGTCCCCGCCACCGACCGCCGCCGCGGCGACGACGTCGAGGACGCCCCCGCCGCGGTCGTGCAGGTGCTCTCCGGGCCCGAAGCGGGCAACGAGTACACGCTGTCCCAGGGCGTCAACCTGATCGGGCGTGACGCGATGGCCCAGGTCTACCTGGCCGACGACGACCAGGTGTCGCGCCGGCACGCCTCGGTGACGGTGGGCGAGACGATCGAGGTCGTCGACCTGAACTCCGCGAACGGCGTCGCCGTCGACGGCCGGCTGATCGCGCGCTCCTTCGTCGGGCCGGACGCCGTCGTCCAGGTGGGTGGCTCCACCCTGCGGATCCTCCCGCTGTCCACGTCGCCCCTGCCGGTCGCGCCGGGTACGGCCGGGGCGGACCACACCGAGTTCTCCCGATCGCCACGCGTCGACCCCGCCCACCGCGGCAAGGACTTCACCCTGCCGGAGATCCCGGTGCCGGGCGAGAAGCCGCGGCTTCCCGTCATCGCGATCCTCGCGCCGATCATCCTCGGCGGCGTGCTCTTCCTCGTCACGAAGCAGCCGTACACGCTCATCTTCATCGCGCTGTCCCCGATCATCATGATCGGCACCTGGATCGACCAGCGCGTGCAGAACCGACGGCGCAAGCGCGACGAACGGCAGCGGTTCGAGGAGTCCCTCGAGGACACCGGTGCCCGACTCGCCGCCGCCCGCGCGCAGGAGGTCGAGGCGCGCGTGGCCGAGTCGCCGGCGCCCGCGGTCGTCACCGCCGCCATGCGCGACCGCTCCGAGCTCCTCTGGACCCGCAAGCCCGAGCACACGACCTTCCTCGAGGTGCGCTTCGGTGCGGGGGAGCAGCCGTCCCGCTCCACCGTGGTGATGCCGTCGAAGAACTCCGGCAGCGTCGACGACTGGAACCGCGCCGAGGCGCTCGCCGACGAGTACGCGACCGTCGGACCCGTCCCCGTCGTCGAGACCTTCGAGCGTGCCGGTGCCATCGGCGTCGCCGGCACCGGTCTGGTCGCCGACGACGTCGCCCGGTCGCTCGTGGTCCAGCTCGTGGGCCTGCACAGCCCGGCCGACCTCGTCGTCACCGCCTTCGCCGGGGGCACCACGACCGACCAGTGGGCGTGGCTGAAGTGGCTGCCCCACGTGGACTCGCCGTACAGCCCGCTGCGATCCGCCGGGCTGGTCCGCGACTTCGCTGGCGCGTCGACCCTGCTCGCCGAACTCGAGGGCCTCGTCGCCACCCGTCGCGCCGCCGGCGTCGGTCGCGGCGAGCACGTGCGGTCGCGCATCGACGAGAGCCGTGCGCTCGACGAGGAGCACGGCGAGTCCGTCGACCGCCTGCCGGCCACCCCGGCCGTCGTCGTCCTCGTCACTGCCGAGGCCCCGGCCGACCGCGCGCGCCTCGTCGCCCTGGCGGAAGAGGGCCCCGACTACGGCGTCCACCTGCTGTGGTTGGCCTCGACCCTCAGCGCGCTGCCCGTGGTCTGCCGCACGTACGTATCCCTCGACCGCGCCTCGGGCACGGCGACCGTCGGCTTCGTGCGCTCCGGACAGTCCGTCGTGCTCGACGAACTCGACCGGGTCGACAGCATCGAGGCCGCCACCGTCGCACGGTCGATCGCGCCGGTGCAGGACTCCGGTGCCCGGGTGCTCGACGAGACCGACCTGCCGCACAGCGTCGCCTTCGTCGACCTGTACGAGGGCGACGTCGCCGGCGACGCCGGGGCCGTCGTCAGCCGGTGGGCGAAGAACGACAGCCTGACGGCGGACTGGGTGCCCGGCGCCGGTCGCGAGTCGGGCGGCATCCGCGCCGTCGTCGGGCAGGGACCGAGCGAACCGCTCGCCCTCGACCTGCGCGCCCACGGCCCGCACGCGCTCGTCGGTGGCACCACCGGCTCGGGCAAGAGCGAGTTCCTGCAGACCTGGATCATGGGCATGGCGGCGGAGTACTCGCCGGACCGCGTCACGTTCCTGCTCGTCGACTACAAGGGCGGCGCCGCCTTCGCGGAGTGCGTCGGGCTGCCGCACACCGTCGGGCTCGTCACCGACCTCAACCAGCACCTGGTCCGCCGGGCGCTGACCTCGCTCCGCGCCGAGCTCCGGTACCGCGAGCACCTGCTCAACGAGCGCGGCGCGAAGGACCTCGTGACGCTCGAGCAGCGCGGCGACCAGGCGGCCCCGCCCGCGCTCGTCATCGTCATCGACGAGTTCGCGGCGCTCGCGTCCGAGATCCCGGAGTTCATCGACGGGGTCATCGACGTCGCCCAGCGCGGACGCTCCCTCGGGCTGCACCTGGTCATGGCGACGCAGCGGCCGAGCGGCGTCATCAAGGACTCCCTGCGGGCGAACACCAACCTGCGCATCGCGCTCCGCGTCGCCGACCCCGTCGACAGCGAGGACGTCCTCGGGGTGTCCGACGCCGCCTTCTTCGACCCGGGCACCCCGGGCCGCGCCGCGGCGAAGATCGGCCCCGGGCGGGTACTCGACTTCCAGACCGCCTACCTCGGCGGTCGGTCCGACGACGTCGTGCACGAGCCCGACGTCGAGGTGCAGGAGTTCCCGTTCGGCCCCGGCACGGTTTGGCCGAGCGCGCCGCGCGCCCCGCGCGACTCGAAGCGGGCGAAGGACATCGAACGGCTCGCCGCCACGATCACCCGGGCCGCCGACGACCGGGCGCTCGCCGTACCCCGGAAGCCGTGGATCGACCAGCTGCCGGACACGATCGACCTCGGGGCGCTGCCCGCGTCGACCGGTTCGACGCTCGTCGTCGGCACCGTCGACGTCCCGGAGTCGCAGCAGCAGACGCCCTTCGGCCTCGACCTCGACCTCATCGGCAACCTGGCGGTGCTCGGGGCCGGTGGCGCAGGCAAGTCGGCCGCACTCCGGGCGGTCGCCGTGGCGGCCTCGGCCGTGGCCGACCGCTTCCCCGTGCAGATCACCGGGCTCGACTTCGGCGGTGGCGGCCTCAGCATGCTCGAGGCCCTGCCCACGGTGGGGACCGTCATCAGCGGGCCGGACGACGAGCGCATCACGCGCCTCCTGGCCGACCTCGAGGCGACCGTCTCGGACCGTTCCGCGCGCTTCGCGGCCGCTCGCGCCGCGAACATCAGCGAGTACCGGGCGGTCAGCGGCGTCGCGGAGCCGCGGATCCTGGTGCTCATCGACGGCATGGGCGCGTTCCGCAACGAGTACGAGTTCCGACCGGGCTCGCAGCAGGTCTTCGACCAGGTCGTCGCCGTCGCGGCCACCGGGCGTGCGCTCGGCGTGCACCTGGTGATGTCCGCCGACCGGATGGGGGCGTTCCCGTCGAACCTGCAGGCCGCGATCGGCGAGCGGATCGTCCTCCGCCTGGCGAGCGAACTCGAGTACATCGCGGCGGACGTCCCCGCCGACGTGCTCGAGGACGCCGTCGCCGGCCGCGGGCTCGTCGACGACCACGAGGTCCAGCTCGCCGTGCCCGCCGGCAGCGCGGACCTGGTCGTGCAGGACGCCGCCGTGTCGTCGCTCGCCGCCGCACTCGTCGCCCGCGGTGTCGCCGTCGCGCCACCGATCCGACGCCTGCCCGCCGTCGTGGACCAGGCGTCCCTGCCGGCGTCGGTCGGCGGTCGGCCGACCATCGGGCTGGCGGACGACACCCTCGCGCCCATCGGGATCCCGGGCGACGGCCTGTTCGTCGTGACCGGCCCCTTCGGGTCCGGGCGTTCCACGACCATGCAGACCCTCATCCGGTCGGTCCGCCAGACCTGGCCCGAGCGACCCGCGCACCTCATCGTCGGACGCCGGTCGGTCCTGCGGGACGCCACGGCCTGGGCGTCGGCATCCACCGACGGATCCTCGGCCGAGACCCTGGCGTCGGAGCTCGCGACGCGGCTCGAGAGCGCCACGCCCTTCGACGACGCCGAACCGATCATCGTCATCGAGAACGTCGGCGACTTCGAGGGGCTGCCCGCCGAGGGCCAGGTGGCCCGGCTCATCAAGGCCGCGCGTCGCGCCGGCGTCTTCGTGCTCGCCGAGGCGGACACCGTGACGGCACCGAGCGCCTGGCAGCTCTTCGGCGAGCTGAAGACCGCGCGCGCCGGCATCGCCCTGCAACCCGAGGAGACCGACGGACTGACGCTGTTCCGCACCGCGTTCCCACGGGTGACCCGCTCGGACTTCCCGGTCGGTCGAGGGATCATGGTGGACTCCGGGCGGATCACCCGGGTACAAGTCGCTCACACCGTCGAAGCGAAGGTGACCCGCTAA
- a CDS encoding WXG100 family type VII secretion target, which produces MANINVSYQELNSNADRLVAGRDEINATLSKLQAQIASLTQAGFQTDRSSGAYNEAYQRFTTGAQNTIGGLNDLAQFLRTTAHTLGDVDQQLASKLGR; this is translated from the coding sequence GTGGCGAACATCAACGTCTCGTACCAGGAGCTCAACAGCAACGCCGACCGGCTCGTCGCCGGCCGTGACGAGATCAACGCGACCCTGTCCAAGCTGCAGGCGCAGATCGCCTCGCTGACCCAGGCGGGGTTCCAGACGGACCGCTCCTCGGGTGCGTACAACGAGGCCTACCAGCGCTTCACCACCGGCGCGCAGAACACCATCGGCGGGCTGAACGACCTGGCGCAGTTCCTGCGCACCACCGCCCACACGCTGGGCGACGTCGACCAGCAGCTCGCGTCGAAGCTCGGTCGCTGA
- a CDS encoding RecQ family ATP-dependent DNA helicase gives MSGLGSPAPSAVAPSADIAAEAQQALAALTGRPDAVFHPGQLEAISALVEHRQRALVVQRTGWGKSAVYFLATLLLRRRGGGPTVLVSPLLALMRDQVAAAARAGVRAVSINSANAHEWGETQAALARDEVDVLLVSPERLNNPKFRDEQMPTLIARMGMLVVDEAHCISDWGHDFRPDYRRLAELIRSLPHGVPVLATTATANERVVEDVAEQLTAGPADPVFTIRGSLARASLRLGVLTLPDARQRLGWLLAHLGDLPGSGIIYTLTVSAAEDIARLLRDNGYAVRAYTGRTDTEEREQLEQQLKGNELKALVATSALGMGFDKPDLGFVVHVGAPSSPVAYYQQIGRAGRATDNADVLLLPGREDREIWQYFASASMPTEARAAAVLDALSTDTAMSTVALEGLVDIKRSTLELLLKVLDVDGAVRRVTGGWIATGQPWQYDAPRYERVAAARAAEAASMLDYEATSACRMQLLQQDLDDPSAEPCGRCDNCAGAWFPTDVSDSDSTGAAAALDKVGVEVAPRAQWPSGMASLGVAVRGKIGPDELVQPGRAVARLTDLGWGGPLRALFGSGVPDAPVSRELVDGCVRALKDWPWETRPTGIVAMSSRSRPELVGSLAQALSTIGRLQFLGTLGRNGGTPRGDGATNSAYRLSGVWDTFTVDPSLAAALQEHEGPVLLVDDLVDSRWTMTVAGRELRRAGASAVLPFALATVA, from the coding sequence ATGTCTGGTCTCGGTTCCCCCGCTCCGTCCGCCGTCGCACCGTCCGCGGACATCGCCGCCGAGGCACAGCAGGCCCTCGCTGCCCTGACCGGCCGGCCCGACGCAGTGTTCCACCCCGGCCAGCTGGAGGCGATCTCCGCCCTGGTCGAGCACCGACAGCGCGCCCTCGTCGTGCAGCGCACCGGGTGGGGCAAGTCCGCCGTGTACTTCCTCGCCACGCTCCTGCTCCGTCGCCGTGGTGGCGGCCCGACGGTCCTGGTGTCGCCGCTGCTCGCCCTGATGCGCGACCAGGTGGCGGCAGCGGCCCGGGCCGGCGTCCGGGCGGTGTCGATCAACTCGGCGAACGCGCACGAGTGGGGCGAGACCCAGGCGGCACTCGCCCGTGACGAGGTCGACGTGCTCCTCGTCTCCCCCGAACGCCTCAACAACCCGAAGTTCCGCGACGAGCAGATGCCGACCCTGATCGCCCGCATGGGCATGCTCGTGGTGGACGAAGCGCACTGCATCTCGGACTGGGGCCACGACTTCCGGCCGGACTACCGGCGGCTGGCCGAGCTCATCCGCTCGCTCCCCCACGGCGTCCCCGTGCTGGCCACCACGGCGACCGCGAACGAGCGCGTGGTCGAGGACGTCGCCGAGCAGCTCACCGCCGGCCCCGCCGACCCGGTGTTCACGATCCGCGGGTCGCTCGCGCGGGCGTCCCTGCGCCTCGGCGTGCTGACGCTGCCCGATGCCCGGCAGCGACTCGGGTGGCTCCTCGCCCACCTCGGCGACCTGCCCGGCAGCGGCATCATCTACACGCTCACGGTCTCGGCGGCCGAGGACATCGCGCGCCTGCTGCGCGACAACGGCTACGCCGTCCGCGCCTACACGGGCCGCACCGACACCGAGGAACGCGAACAGCTCGAGCAGCAGCTCAAGGGCAACGAACTGAAGGCCCTCGTCGCCACCAGTGCGCTCGGCATGGGCTTCGACAAGCCCGACCTCGGCTTCGTCGTGCACGTCGGCGCACCGTCGTCGCCCGTGGCGTACTACCAGCAGATCGGTCGTGCCGGCCGTGCCACCGACAACGCCGACGTCCTGCTGCTGCCCGGCCGCGAGGACCGCGAGATCTGGCAGTACTTCGCCAGCGCCTCGATGCCGACCGAAGCCCGCGCGGCCGCCGTGCTCGACGCCCTGTCGACCGACACCGCCATGTCCACCGTCGCCCTCGAAGGCCTGGTCGACATCAAGCGATCCACCCTCGAACTCCTGCTCAAGGTGCTCGACGTCGACGGTGCCGTCCGACGCGTCACCGGCGGCTGGATCGCGACCGGGCAGCCCTGGCAGTACGACGCACCCCGGTACGAACGCGTCGCCGCGGCCCGTGCCGCCGAGGCCGCGTCGATGCTCGACTACGAGGCCACCTCCGCCTGCCGCATGCAGCTGCTGCAGCAGGACCTCGACGACCCCTCCGCCGAGCCCTGCGGGCGGTGCGACAACTGCGCGGGCGCGTGGTTCCCGACCGACGTCTCCGACTCCGACTCGACCGGTGCCGCCGCCGCCCTCGACAAGGTCGGCGTCGAGGTCGCCCCGCGTGCGCAGTGGCCCTCCGGCATGGCCTCGCTCGGCGTCGCGGTCCGCGGCAAGATCGGCCCCGACGAACTCGTGCAGCCCGGCCGGGCCGTCGCCCGGCTCACCGACCTCGGCTGGGGTGGGCCGCTGCGGGCACTGTTCGGCTCGGGTGTGCCGGATGCGCCCGTGTCGCGGGAACTCGTCGACGGCTGCGTTCGCGCGCTCAAGGACTGGCCGTGGGAGACCCGGCCGACCGGCATCGTGGCGATGTCCTCGCGGTCCCGGCCCGAACTCGTCGGGTCACTCGCACAGGCGCTGTCCACGATCGGCCGGCTGCAGTTCCTCGGCACGCTCGGCCGGAACGGCGGCACACCTCGTGGGGACGGCGCGACGAACAGCGCGTACCGACTGTCCGGCGTGTGGGACACCTTCACGGTGGACCCGTCGCTCGCAGCCGCCCTGCAGGAGCACGAGGGGCCGGTGCTGCTCGTGGACGACCTGGTCGACAGCCGGTGGACGATGACCGTGGCGGGCCGGGAACTCCGGCGTGCGGGTGCGTCGGCCGTGCTGCCGTTCGCGTTGGCGACGGTGGCCTGA
- a CDS encoding endonuclease/exonuclease/phosphatase family protein has product MPHHPDDRPLIGPVRSPEVHCMTLNVRRRVPRPPSHPDAWERRRDAVIALIASEAPTVLAVQEALPSQAADLTAALGSGWEPVLVGRGRSGGGEQVGLFLDRSRLDVVEQRTWALSRTPARPGSRSWATSFSRHAVGAVVDDRATGVRFLAIATHLDVASPWARLRSAGLLGRIVRQRGLPAVVMADWNSPAGSAPWRALADAGVVDSWHRASRQVGEAYGTYPHYRSPRVGDRRIDGVLVTDEAEVERVAVSDRRPGRVWPSDHAAVHAVVRWAS; this is encoded by the coding sequence ATGCCCCACCACCCCGACGACCGCCCGCTCATCGGACCGGTCCGGTCGCCCGAGGTGCACTGCATGACGCTCAACGTGCGTCGCCGCGTGCCGCGGCCGCCGTCCCACCCGGACGCCTGGGAGCGACGCCGCGACGCCGTGATCGCGCTCATCGCCTCCGAAGCGCCCACCGTCCTCGCCGTCCAGGAGGCCCTGCCCAGCCAGGCCGCCGACCTCACCGCCGCCCTCGGGTCCGGTTGGGAACCCGTGCTGGTCGGCCGCGGACGCAGCGGCGGGGGCGAGCAGGTCGGGCTGTTCCTCGACCGCTCCCGCCTCGACGTCGTCGAACAGCGCACGTGGGCGCTCTCCCGCACCCCCGCGAGACCCGGGTCCCGCTCGTGGGCCACGTCCTTCTCGCGGCACGCCGTCGGCGCCGTCGTCGACGACCGGGCGACCGGCGTGCGGTTCCTGGCGATCGCGACGCACCTCGACGTCGCCTCGCCGTGGGCCCGGCTCCGGTCCGCCGGACTGCTCGGGCGCATCGTCCGGCAGCGCGGCCTGCCCGCGGTCGTCATGGCTGACTGGAACAGCCCAGCGGGGTCCGCACCGTGGCGAGCACTGGCGGACGCCGGTGTCGTCGACAGCTGGCACCGGGCCTCCCGTCAGGTCGGCGAGGCGTACGGGACGTACCCGCACTACCGGAGCCCCCGTGTCGGCGACCGGCGCATCGACGGCGTGCTCGTGACCGACGAGGCGGAGGTGGAGCGGGTCGCCGTCTCCGACCGGCGGCCGGGCCGGGTCTGGCCCTCTGACCACGCGGCCGTGCACGCGGTCGTGCGGTGGGCGTCGTGA
- a CDS encoding VanZ family protein yields MISTFLVEHAPLVRPAFWMAVAIAAVLAWALHRLRLRGVLLGLSGLSLVAVLALTLLPDGVRTGGVTCTVQFSVPFQGLDTLANVALLLPLALFLGAATDRPLTVLAGTVALSAVIEVVQALAPALGRRCDTNDWFMNTIGALLGTVVALVIGRIDRRRRAAAVSG; encoded by the coding sequence GTGATCTCCACGTTCCTCGTCGAGCACGCACCCCTGGTCCGTCCTGCCTTCTGGATGGCGGTCGCCATCGCGGCCGTGCTGGCCTGGGCACTCCACCGGCTGCGGCTCCGCGGCGTGCTGCTGGGCCTGTCGGGGCTGTCGCTCGTCGCGGTGCTCGCACTCACCCTGCTGCCCGACGGGGTCCGGACGGGTGGCGTCACGTGCACCGTGCAGTTCTCCGTGCCGTTCCAGGGCCTCGACACCCTCGCCAACGTCGCGCTGCTGCTGCCGCTCGCGCTCTTCCTCGGGGCGGCGACGGACCGACCGCTCACCGTCCTCGCCGGCACGGTCGCGCTCTCCGCCGTCATCGAGGTCGTGCAGGCCCTCGCGCCGGCACTCGGTCGACGCTGCGACACGAACGACTGGTTCATGAACACGATCGGCGCACTCCTGGGTACGGTCGTCGCCCTCGTCATCGGCCGGATCGACCGACGCCGGAGGGCCGCAGCCGTCTCCGGATGA
- a CDS encoding TetR/AcrR family transcriptional regulator: MARSDEALRSALLRAAEDQLVTAPDGDVATRAVCEAAGVTQPVLYRIFGDKRGLLDALAETGLQRYTARKAELEVSDDPAADLRRGWDDHLAFAREHAALYRLMFAPRPWASSSARDGLTALLERTLTRCAAAGLLRVDVPVAATMLLAANVGLALHRMTTTGPDSAEDDALRDAVLDAVLVEASARDQDDVDAAARRQLRARLDDDGSSALLPEETALMRIWLDRLDHEGTL, translated from the coding sequence ATGGCCCGATCTGACGAAGCGCTCCGCAGCGCCCTGCTCCGCGCAGCGGAGGACCAGCTGGTCACGGCCCCCGACGGGGACGTCGCCACCCGAGCGGTCTGCGAAGCGGCCGGCGTGACCCAGCCCGTGCTCTACCGGATCTTCGGCGACAAGCGCGGGCTCCTCGACGCCCTCGCCGAGACGGGCCTGCAGCGGTACACCGCACGGAAGGCCGAGCTCGAGGTGTCCGACGACCCGGCAGCGGACCTGCGCCGTGGGTGGGACGACCACCTCGCGTTCGCTCGGGAGCACGCCGCCCTCTACCGGCTGATGTTCGCTCCGCGGCCGTGGGCGAGCAGTTCCGCGCGGGACGGCCTGACCGCTCTGCTCGAACGGACGCTGACCCGGTGCGCGGCCGCGGGCCTGCTCCGCGTCGACGTCCCCGTCGCAGCGACGATGCTGCTCGCCGCCAACGTCGGACTCGCGCTCCACCGGATGACCACGACGGGTCCGGACAGTGCCGAGGACGACGCGCTCCGGGACGCGGTCCTCGACGCCGTCCTCGTCGAGGCGTCCGCCCGCGACCAGGACGACGTCGACGCGGCTGCTCGTCGCCAGCTCCGCGCCCGGCTCGACGACGACGGATCGAGCGCGTTGCTCCCCGAGGAGACCGCGCTCATGCGGATCTGGCTCGACCGACTCGACCACGAAGGCACCCTGTGA
- a CDS encoding SDR family oxidoreductase, with amino-acid sequence MSTTPRRIAVVTGGSRGIGRAVSTRLAADGFTVVVNHASGTAAADATVAEIERTGGRAVAVQADVADEHAVAAMFDRVEAEHGGVDVVVHSAGRLALSTIADQDLDVLDALHRTNIRGTFVVAQQAARRLRAGGAFVGMSTSVVGTQFPTYGAYVASKSAVEGMTLILAKELRGRDVTANVVAPGPTATELFLDGKTQEQIDTLAKVPALERLGTPEDIAGVVAFLAGPDGHWVNGQTIRANGGMV; translated from the coding sequence ATGAGCACCACTCCTCGCCGGATCGCCGTGGTCACCGGCGGCTCTCGCGGCATCGGCCGCGCCGTCTCGACCCGGCTCGCCGCGGACGGCTTCACGGTCGTCGTCAACCACGCCAGCGGGACGGCCGCCGCCGACGCCACCGTCGCCGAGATCGAGCGGACGGGCGGCCGTGCCGTCGCCGTGCAGGCCGACGTCGCGGACGAGCACGCCGTCGCCGCGATGTTCGACCGGGTCGAGGCCGAACACGGCGGCGTCGACGTCGTCGTGCACTCCGCCGGCCGCCTGGCGCTGTCGACGATCGCCGACCAGGACCTCGACGTCCTCGACGCACTGCACCGGACGAACATCCGCGGCACCTTCGTCGTCGCGCAGCAGGCCGCCCGTCGTCTCCGGGCCGGCGGGGCGTTCGTCGGCATGTCGACGTCGGTCGTCGGGACGCAGTTCCCGACCTACGGTGCCTACGTCGCGAGCAAGAGCGCGGTCGAGGGCATGACGCTGATCCTCGCGAAGGAACTCCGCGGCCGGGACGTCACCGCGAACGTGGTGGCCCCGGGGCCGACGGCGACCGAGCTGTTCCTGGACGGCAAGACGCAGGAGCAGATCGACACCCTGGCGAAGGTCCCGGCCCTCGAACGGCTCGGCACGCCGGAGGACATCGCCGGTGTCGTCGCGTTCCTCGCCGGGCCCGACGGGCACTGGGTCAACGGCCAGACCATCCGCGCCAACGGCGGGATGGTCTGA
- a CDS encoding SDR family oxidoreductase — translation MPTPRVVLVTGASSGFGRLTAESLARAGHVVVAGMRAVDGRNAPARAALDDLAVREGLQLGAVELDVQSEQSVDEAVSAVIRAHGRIDVLVQNAGHMAYGPAEAFTPEQFAALYDVNVVGAQRVARAVLPHLRARRSGLVVWVGSSSTRGGHPPFLAPYFAAKAGMDALAESYAAELIRFGIDTTIVVPGAFTSGTNHFTNAAVPTDTARIDEHDTEYGALRRDLTDRLAAIVPAEADVQDVADEIVRVVGLPDGGRPYRTHVDPSRDGSEVVSAVADRIRTEFYHRVGIEDLLSSHAAL, via the coding sequence ATGCCGACGCCGCGGGTCGTCCTCGTCACGGGCGCGTCGAGCGGCTTCGGCCGGCTGACGGCGGAGTCGCTCGCGCGGGCGGGACACGTCGTCGTCGCCGGGATGCGAGCGGTCGACGGCCGGAACGCGCCCGCCCGCGCCGCGCTCGACGACCTCGCCGTGCGCGAGGGCCTGCAGCTCGGCGCGGTCGAGCTCGACGTGCAGTCGGAGCAGTCCGTCGACGAAGCGGTCAGCGCCGTGATCCGCGCGCACGGGCGCATCGACGTGCTGGTGCAGAACGCCGGCCACATGGCCTACGGCCCGGCCGAGGCGTTCACGCCGGAACAGTTCGCCGCCCTGTACGACGTCAACGTCGTCGGCGCCCAGCGCGTCGCACGTGCCGTCCTGCCACACCTGCGTGCGCGCCGGTCCGGACTCGTCGTCTGGGTCGGCAGCTCGTCCACCCGCGGCGGCCACCCGCCGTTCCTCGCCCCGTACTTCGCGGCGAAGGCCGGCATGGACGCCCTGGCCGAGAGCTACGCGGCGGAACTGATCCGCTTCGGCATCGACACCACGATCGTGGTCCCCGGCGCCTTCACCTCGGGCACGAACCACTTCACGAACGCCGCCGTCCCGACGGACACCGCCCGCATCGACGAACACGACACGGAGTACGGGGCGCTCCGGCGCGACCTGACCGACCGCCTCGCCGCGATCGTGCCCGCCGAAGCCGACGTGCAGGACGTCGCCGACGAGATCGTGCGCGTGGTCGGCCTGCCGGACGGCGGCCGCCCGTACCGCACCCACGTCGATCCCTCGCGCGACGGCAGCGAGGTCGTCTCGGCGGTCGCGGACCGCATCCGGACCGAGTTCTACCACCGCGTCGGCATCGAGGACCTCCTGTCCTCGCACGCCGCACTCTGA
- a CDS encoding 4-oxalocrotonate tautomerase family protein produces MPFANIKVPADTLTAESKKKLQDAVTDAIVDVYGERARPTTLVILDEVADGGWMLGGTVLNEALLGRV; encoded by the coding sequence ATGCCCTTCGCCAACATCAAGGTCCCCGCTGACACCCTGACCGCCGAGTCGAAGAAGAAACTGCAGGACGCCGTCACCGACGCCATCGTCGACGTCTACGGCGAACGTGCCCGCCCGACGACGCTCGTCATCCTCGACGAGGTGGCCGACGGCGGCTGGATGCTCGGCGGCACCGTCCTCAACGAGGCGCTGCTCGGCCGCGTCTGA